One region of Baekduia soli genomic DNA includes:
- a CDS encoding VOC family protein yields MSEPSSVPPPGERRMRLRGLHHVTAIVADLERTTAFYRDVLGLALTDEGDNDDDPGTRHFWFGDAAATPGTLVSFLEYPQMAEATDGRGGVHHFAFQVGSADEQLAWRDYLRDRGVPCSEIFERGRFRSIYFRDPDGNLLEIATA; encoded by the coding sequence GTGAGCGAGCCGTCCTCCGTGCCCCCGCCCGGCGAGCGCCGCATGCGGCTGCGGGGCCTGCACCACGTGACGGCGATCGTCGCCGACCTCGAGCGCACCACGGCGTTCTACCGCGACGTGCTGGGCCTCGCGCTGACCGACGAGGGCGACAACGACGACGACCCGGGGACGCGCCACTTCTGGTTCGGCGACGCCGCGGCGACGCCCGGCACGCTCGTGTCCTTCCTGGAGTACCCGCAGATGGCGGAGGCGACCGACGGGCGGGGCGGGGTGCACCACTTCGCCTTCCAGGTCGGCTCGGCCGACGAGCAGCTCGCCTGGCGCGACTACCTGCGCGACCGCGGCGTGCCGTGCTCGGAGATCTTCGAGCGCGGGCGCTTCCGCTCGATCTACTTCCGCGACCCCGACGGCAACCTGCTGGAGATCGCGACGGCGTGA
- a CDS encoding VWA domain-containing protein — MPPPPPDRRTRPPARSPGVHSAGAESPAGIAGRILEFGEELRGEGVAVGTSELLDAFAVLQHVAWTEQEDFREALAATLAKSQDDRRVFELVFDRFFFRAAELAAVEEGIREAGGISPEDAGQLDMEELRRQVAAAIRDGNQSMMRDLARLAIAAFGRQGEGSGVIGVDVQRIRRSLALRTDPQTDLPPDDPRAKGLPREEIRRFEAMLRQELERGQIERTEQLSPARALNELDRALPSGPLQDLAAVHRVVAQLKRRLKTQGNEHRGRKRHAAVDMRRTMRASLEFGGVPAVIKEKPVRPRRPEIYVLCDVSTSVTSASVFFLSVLHALHDSFRKMRSFVFIERISEVTEVFAKERDFKAVAEAIGRDAGVADISGYTDYGRVWNEFRDLVEEDLHPRATVIVLGDARTNGRDPRADIFAKIASKAGRTFWLNPEPRLYWNYGDSVISAYEQHCDAYECWTTLQLEDFVKALASPVRR, encoded by the coding sequence GTGCCCCCACCGCCTCCTGACCGCCGCACGCGGCCGCCCGCGCGCAGCCCCGGCGTCCACAGCGCCGGCGCGGAGTCCCCGGCGGGCATCGCCGGCCGGATCCTGGAGTTCGGCGAGGAGCTGCGCGGCGAGGGCGTGGCCGTCGGGACCTCCGAGCTGCTGGACGCGTTCGCCGTCCTGCAGCACGTCGCGTGGACCGAGCAGGAGGACTTCCGCGAGGCGCTGGCCGCCACCCTGGCCAAGTCCCAGGACGACCGGCGCGTCTTCGAGCTCGTCTTCGACCGCTTCTTCTTCCGCGCCGCCGAGCTCGCCGCCGTCGAGGAGGGCATCCGCGAGGCCGGCGGGATCTCGCCCGAGGACGCCGGCCAGCTCGACATGGAGGAGCTGCGCCGCCAGGTCGCCGCGGCGATCCGGGACGGCAACCAGTCCATGATGCGCGACCTCGCGCGGCTGGCCATCGCCGCGTTCGGCCGCCAGGGCGAGGGCTCGGGCGTCATCGGCGTCGACGTCCAGCGCATCCGCCGCTCGCTGGCCCTGCGCACCGACCCCCAGACCGACCTGCCGCCCGACGACCCGCGGGCCAAGGGCCTGCCGCGGGAGGAGATCCGCCGCTTCGAGGCGATGCTGCGCCAGGAGCTCGAGCGCGGGCAGATCGAGCGCACCGAGCAGCTCTCTCCCGCCCGTGCGCTCAACGAGCTCGACCGCGCGCTGCCGTCGGGGCCGCTGCAGGACCTCGCCGCGGTGCACCGCGTCGTGGCCCAGCTCAAGCGCCGGCTGAAGACCCAGGGCAACGAGCACCGCGGCCGCAAGCGCCACGCCGCGGTCGACATGCGCCGCACGATGCGCGCGTCGCTGGAGTTCGGCGGCGTGCCGGCGGTCATCAAGGAGAAGCCCGTACGCCCGCGGCGCCCGGAGATCTACGTCCTGTGCGACGTGTCGACGTCGGTGACCAGCGCGTCGGTGTTCTTCCTGTCGGTGCTGCACGCCCTGCACGACTCGTTCCGCAAGATGCGCTCGTTCGTGTTCATCGAGCGCATCAGCGAGGTCACCGAGGTCTTCGCCAAGGAGCGCGACTTCAAGGCCGTGGCCGAGGCCATCGGCCGCGACGCCGGCGTCGCCGACATCTCGGGCTACACGGACTACGGGCGCGTGTGGAACGAGTTCCGCGACCTCGTCGAGGAGGACCTGCACCCGCGCGCCACGGTCATCGTCCTCGGCGACGCCCGCACCAACGGCCGCGACCCCCGCGCCGACATCTTCGCCAAGATCGCCTCCAAGGCCGGGCGCACGTTCTGGCTGAACCCCGAGCCGCGGTTGTACTGGAACTACGGCGACTCGGTGATCTCGGCCTACGAGCAGCACTGCGACGCCTACGAGTGCTGGACGACGCTGCAGCTCGAGGACTTCGTCAAGGCCCTCGCCAGCCCCGTGCGGCGCTAG
- a CDS encoding ABC transporter ATP-binding protein, protein METESEVRLEGVTRRFGDVVALRDVSVSVARDEVVAVVGPSGSGKSTLLELVCGLQAPDAGRVAASRAVLMPQRDLLLPWLDALDNAALPLRLAGGRRPAARERAHALLGELGLGGFEHARTWELSGGMRQRVAVARTLLAGAPVLALDEPFGALDAITRADAQDWLAGVLAREPRTVLLVTHDVEEAALLADRVVVLSPRPGRVVCDLPVGLPRGDRARSPSDPAVVAVRARAMEALRGAMGPAA, encoded by the coding sequence GTGGAGACCGAGAGCGAAGTCCGGCTGGAAGGCGTCACGCGCCGCTTCGGCGACGTCGTGGCGCTGCGCGACGTCTCCGTGTCGGTGGCGCGCGACGAGGTCGTGGCCGTCGTCGGCCCCAGCGGCAGCGGCAAGTCGACGCTGCTCGAGCTCGTATGCGGCCTCCAGGCGCCCGACGCCGGCCGGGTGGCCGCCTCGCGCGCCGTGCTCATGCCCCAGCGCGACCTCCTGCTGCCCTGGCTCGACGCCCTCGACAACGCGGCGCTGCCCCTGCGCCTGGCCGGCGGGCGGCGCCCCGCGGCGCGCGAGCGCGCCCATGCCCTGCTCGGCGAGCTCGGCCTGGGCGGCTTCGAGCACGCCCGCACGTGGGAGCTGTCGGGCGGCATGCGCCAGCGGGTCGCCGTCGCGCGGACGCTGCTGGCCGGCGCCCCCGTCCTGGCCCTCGACGAGCCCTTCGGGGCCCTGGACGCCATCACCCGCGCCGACGCCCAGGACTGGCTGGCCGGGGTCCTGGCGCGCGAGCCGCGGACCGTCCTGCTCGTGACCCACGACGTGGAGGAGGCGGCGCTGCTGGCCGACCGCGTCGTCGTGCTCTCCCCGCGTCCCGGGCGCGTCGTCTGCGACCTGCCCGTGGGCCTGCCGCGCGGCGACCGCGCCCGGTCGCCGTCGGACCCGGCCGTCGTCGCCGTCCGCGCCCGCGCGATGGAGGCGCTGCGCGGCGCCATGGGGCCGGCGGCCTGA
- a CDS encoding TlpA family protein disulfide reductase — MTGGGREPGPLDFEPDARDDGPIAPGPAPPARRPSARRPDGGGPGSGTPRYVWVVGVAAVVLVAALVVSTLSQGTRRGARGVPDGQVVPPFAVPLALSDLDGDANLATHAGDGAAGARPACSVRGPRVLNGCALGERGPFVLAFFATRGSRCVRQLDTMEQVRRRVPGVAFAAIAIRGDRPTLRAIVRRHGWGFPVGYDRDGGLSNAYHVQVCPQLTFAARGGRVVATTFGVLGAADLTTRARALAGR, encoded by the coding sequence ATGACCGGCGGCGGCCGCGAGCCCGGGCCGCTGGACTTCGAGCCCGACGCGCGCGACGACGGGCCGATCGCCCCCGGGCCGGCCCCGCCCGCCCGCCGGCCGTCCGCGCGGCGCCCGGACGGGGGCGGGCCCGGGTCCGGCACCCCGCGCTACGTGTGGGTGGTCGGCGTGGCCGCGGTGGTGCTCGTCGCCGCGCTCGTCGTCAGCACCCTGAGCCAGGGCACCCGGCGCGGTGCGCGCGGCGTGCCCGACGGGCAGGTCGTCCCACCGTTCGCGGTGCCCCTGGCGCTGTCGGACCTCGACGGCGACGCCAACCTCGCGACGCACGCCGGCGACGGCGCGGCGGGCGCGCGCCCGGCGTGCAGCGTGCGCGGGCCGCGGGTGCTCAACGGCTGCGCGCTGGGCGAGCGCGGCCCGTTCGTCCTGGCGTTCTTCGCGACGCGCGGGTCGCGCTGCGTGCGCCAGCTCGACACGATGGAGCAGGTGCGCCGCCGGGTGCCCGGGGTCGCCTTCGCGGCGATCGCGATCCGCGGCGACCGCCCCACGCTGCGCGCGATCGTGCGCCGCCACGGATGGGGCTTCCCCGTCGGCTACGACCGCGACGGCGGGCTGTCCAACGCCTACCACGTGCAGGTCTGCCCGCAGCTCACGTTCGCCGCCCGCGGCGGCCGCGTCGTCGCGACGACGTTCGGCGTGCTCGGCGCCGCGGACCTGACGACCCGGGCCCGGGCGCTGGCGGGCCGGTGA
- a CDS encoding ABC transporter permease, which produces MLSALLVLLLLGGWEAYARLGSVDAFILPAPTQVAQALWDDRGLLWDNLLVTGQEVVLGLALALAAGIVLAVALHLSGRLRRAVYPLLVGTQAIPIVTIAPLLAAWFGYGLLPKLVVVALVCFFPIVVTTLDGLASVDPEQHKLMRTLGASRVQAFRWVEAPAALPAALSGAKIAVAVGGIAAVFAEYTGSERGLGHLLLQSIPQLETPRAWATVVVLAALAVFCFALLALAERRLAPWAHRRKDPVT; this is translated from the coding sequence ATGCTGTCGGCGCTGCTCGTGCTGCTGCTGCTCGGCGGCTGGGAGGCCTACGCCCGGCTGGGCTCGGTCGACGCCTTCATCCTGCCCGCGCCCACGCAGGTCGCCCAGGCGCTGTGGGACGACCGCGGGCTGCTGTGGGACAACCTGCTCGTCACGGGCCAGGAGGTCGTCCTGGGCCTCGCCCTCGCGCTGGCCGCGGGCATCGTGCTGGCCGTGGCCCTGCACCTGTCGGGGCGGCTGCGCCGGGCCGTGTACCCGCTGCTGGTCGGCACCCAGGCCATCCCGATCGTGACGATCGCGCCGCTGCTGGCCGCCTGGTTCGGCTACGGGCTGCTGCCCAAGCTCGTCGTCGTCGCGCTCGTCTGCTTCTTCCCCATCGTGGTCACCACGCTCGACGGGCTGGCCTCCGTGGACCCCGAGCAGCACAAGCTCATGCGCACGCTCGGCGCCTCCCGGGTGCAGGCCTTCCGCTGGGTCGAGGCGCCGGCGGCCCTGCCCGCGGCGCTCTCAGGCGCCAAGATCGCCGTCGCGGTCGGCGGCATCGCCGCGGTCTTCGCCGAGTACACGGGCTCCGAGCGCGGCCTCGGCCACCTCCTGCTGCAGTCCATCCCGCAGCTCGAGACCCCGCGGGCGTGGGCCACCGTCGTCGTCCTCGCGGCGCTGGCCGTCTTCTGCTTCGCCCTCCTGGCCCTCGCCGAGCGCCGCCTGGCGCCGTGGGCCCACCGACGAAAGGACCCCGTCACATGA
- a CDS encoding phenylalanine--tRNA ligase beta subunit-related protein, with protein sequence MSGVDATLAQEFPGLRLRATVVAGAGAGRTPPELRDRLADVTRRFRGSTAITLRRRPVPQAYRVFFRQIGLDPDARRTPVEEAAVARLLRGEMCSGRRLEDALALAVIETGVAVVAFDEDRLRGALTVRPAHAGEALAAGEHPHDLPPGRLVLADDAGPVAVLFGRLSDRHVPGRATTRVRVVAVAVPGVPDLHVDEALWLAAGALSDEPGPVAGPGPGR encoded by the coding sequence GTGAGCGGGGTCGACGCGACGCTGGCCCAGGAGTTCCCCGGCCTGCGGCTGCGGGCGACGGTCGTGGCCGGGGCGGGCGCGGGCCGCACGCCGCCCGAGCTGCGAGACCGCCTGGCCGACGTGACGCGGCGCTTTCGCGGGTCGACGGCGATCACGCTGCGCCGGCGACCGGTGCCGCAGGCCTACCGCGTCTTCTTCCGCCAGATCGGCCTGGACCCCGACGCCCGGCGCACGCCGGTCGAGGAGGCCGCGGTGGCGCGGCTGCTGCGCGGCGAGATGTGCAGCGGCCGGCGCCTGGAGGACGCGCTGGCCCTCGCGGTCATCGAGACCGGCGTGGCCGTGGTCGCCTTCGACGAGGACCGCCTCCGCGGCGCGCTGACCGTGCGCCCGGCGCACGCCGGCGAGGCGCTGGCCGCGGGCGAGCACCCCCACGACCTGCCACCCGGACGCCTGGTCCTGGCCGACGACGCCGGCCCGGTGGCCGTCCTCTTCGGCCGGCTCTCGGACCGCCACGTGCCGGGGCGCGCCACGACGCGCGTGCGGGTCGTGGCCGTCGCGGTGCCGGGCGTGCCCGACCTGCACGTCGACGAGGCGCTCTGGCTGGCCGCCGGCGCCCTGTCCGACGAGCCCGGGCCGGTCGCCGGACCCGGTCCCGGCCGTTAG
- a CDS encoding sterol desaturase family protein: protein MFQSRLLDRFTRVHPAVPPALFGPVISYMLVEGVSREGVLNSVGLALAGYLTWTLFEYWLHRVVFHFEPDHGVGARLHWMIHGVHHDHPNDPLRLVMPPSVSVPLAAALLWAFWGIMGYDAALVFGGSFLAGYLAYDMLHYHVHHHTPRTAMGRRLRELHMRHHFQDDERGFGISAPYWDTIFGTAPARTGNRSVAGGTPALDGAMRSDGPGASRPAPGSGILAGRDGPR, encoded by the coding sequence ATGTTCCAGAGTCGTCTGCTGGACCGCTTCACGCGGGTGCATCCGGCGGTCCCGCCGGCCCTGTTCGGGCCGGTCATCTCGTACATGCTCGTCGAGGGCGTCAGCCGGGAGGGCGTGCTCAACAGCGTCGGGCTGGCGCTGGCCGGGTACCTGACGTGGACGCTGTTCGAGTACTGGCTGCACCGGGTCGTGTTCCACTTCGAGCCCGACCACGGGGTCGGCGCGCGCCTGCACTGGATGATCCACGGCGTCCACCACGACCACCCCAACGACCCGCTGCGGCTCGTCATGCCGCCGTCGGTGAGCGTCCCGCTCGCGGCCGCGCTGCTGTGGGCGTTCTGGGGGATCATGGGCTACGACGCGGCCCTGGTGTTCGGCGGCTCGTTCCTGGCCGGCTACCTGGCCTACGACATGCTCCACTACCACGTGCACCACCACACGCCGCGCACGGCGATGGGACGGCGGCTGCGCGAGCTGCACATGCGCCACCACTTCCAGGACGACGAGCGCGGCTTCGGCATCAGCGCGCCGTACTGGGACACGATCTTCGGCACGGCACCGGCCAGGACCGGCAACCGCTCCGTGGCCGGCGGGACGCCCGCCCTCGACGGGGCGATGCGCTCCGACGGACCGGGCGCATCGCGCCCGGCGCCCGGATCCGGCATCCTTGCTGGCCGTGACGGACCCCGCTGA
- a CDS encoding aminotransferase class I/II-fold pyridoxal phosphate-dependent enzyme: MTARAQVDVFEKARTFERLEILRAARELDLVPYFRVMESPARPIVEMEGAARIMLGGNNYLGLTEDERVIAGARDALERYGTGMTGSRLLNGTTAMHLELEAEIADWMGTQDAIVFTTGHQANVGTLGTILAPGDTVIVDSGDHASILDGCLLSRAKLRPFRHNRLDKLEKMLERSTQDGGGVLVVVDGVFSMEGDIAALPEICDLCERYGARLMVDEAHGAGVLGARGAGTSELLGVEDRVDLRMGTFSKSLASCGGFLAGDADVIEFLRISSRAFLFTASGVPAATGAALAALRVIRSDEGRALLGRVLDNARYWRDGLEERGFAVVAPQPLPPGADPADVVTPIVPVLIGDDWQAGVLWKALFDRGVFVNTALHPAVPPGGALLRTSVMATHDRPMLDRALETFSTVKAEFEAQHGPLPGPGEHGSRRAA; this comes from the coding sequence ATGACCGCTCGCGCGCAGGTCGACGTGTTCGAGAAGGCCCGGACGTTCGAGCGCCTGGAGATCCTCCGCGCCGCCCGGGAGCTCGACCTCGTCCCGTACTTCCGGGTGATGGAGAGCCCGGCCCGCCCCATCGTCGAGATGGAGGGCGCCGCCCGCATCATGCTCGGCGGCAACAACTACCTGGGCCTGACCGAGGACGAGCGCGTCATCGCCGGCGCACGCGACGCGCTGGAGCGCTACGGGACCGGGATGACGGGCTCGCGGCTGCTCAACGGCACGACCGCCATGCACCTCGAGCTCGAGGCCGAGATCGCCGACTGGATGGGCACCCAGGACGCCATCGTCTTCACGACGGGCCACCAGGCCAACGTCGGGACGCTGGGCACGATCCTGGCCCCGGGCGACACGGTCATCGTCGACTCGGGCGACCACGCCTCGATCCTGGACGGGTGCCTGCTCTCGCGGGCCAAGCTGCGCCCGTTCCGCCACAACCGCCTGGACAAGCTCGAGAAGATGCTCGAGCGCTCGACCCAGGACGGCGGCGGCGTCCTGGTCGTCGTCGACGGCGTGTTCTCCATGGAGGGCGACATCGCCGCCCTGCCGGAGATCTGCGACCTGTGCGAGCGCTACGGCGCGCGCCTCATGGTTGACGAGGCCCACGGTGCCGGCGTCCTGGGCGCCCGCGGGGCCGGGACCTCCGAGCTGCTGGGCGTCGAGGACCGCGTCGACCTGCGCATGGGCACGTTCTCCAAGTCGCTGGCGTCCTGCGGCGGGTTCCTGGCCGGCGACGCCGACGTCATCGAGTTCCTGCGCATCTCCTCGCGGGCGTTCCTGTTCACCGCCTCGGGCGTGCCCGCCGCGACGGGCGCCGCACTGGCCGCCCTGCGGGTCATCCGCAGCGACGAGGGCCGGGCCCTGCTGGGCCGCGTGCTGGACAACGCGCGCTACTGGCGCGACGGGCTCGAGGAGCGCGGCTTCGCCGTCGTCGCACCCCAGCCGCTGCCGCCGGGCGCGGACCCCGCCGACGTCGTCACCCCCATCGTGCCCGTGCTCATCGGCGACGACTGGCAGGCCGGCGTGCTGTGGAAGGCGCTGTTCGATCGCGGGGTGTTCGTCAACACCGCGCTGCACCCCGCCGTGCCGCCCGGCGGGGCGCTGCTGCGCACGAGCGTGATGGCCACGCACGACCGCCCGATGCTCGACCGCGCCCTCGAGACCTTCTCGACGGTCAAGGCCGAGTTCGAGGCCCAGCACGGCCCACTGCCGGGCCCCGGCGAGCACGGCTCGCGGCGCGCCGCGTAG
- a CDS encoding MMPL family transporter, with translation MLSDLTTRVSDAIVVLLLASLLVMGLVLALVFPARLRLAPLLVAIASVAVTFGALSLIGASLTMASVGVAPVLIGLAVDYAIQLQSRIEERAGPGARRPAVVQAVAHVARAGAPTVAVAAAATAAGFLVLALSPVPMVRGFGVLLVVGIGLALATALTLGTALLVGLTPRGAGRGRTAAVGGALAPALRGAGDLVRRNPLARAVTRHGGALRGRALGVALRRPDRVLAAGLAIAAIGWVADTQTQVESDVTKLVPQDLQALSDLQALQRSTDVGGQIDVVVRAGSLTDPKVIAWMTRYQAAILKRYGYSSARGCGRAELCPAFSLPDLFGTGGARSTAQITALLDAVPAYFSQGVITADRRTATMAFGIKLMSLEREKRVLDTMRAALHPPPGVDAQLAGLPVLAADANAAVASPWRRLVSLAVGLLAVAAVLLLALRSRRRALVPLLPIVLATGWSALVLFAIRVPLNPMSVTLGALVVAISTEFSVLLSERYRAERAAGHAPEAALQRTYRSTGAAVLASGITAVAGFAVLTVSDIRMLRDFGAVTVVDLSVSLLGVLLVLPSALVLGETWRPAGAARAIGARAARRRRRAARAPAA, from the coding sequence GTGCTCTCCGACCTGACGACGCGGGTCAGCGACGCCATCGTGGTGCTGCTGCTGGCCTCGCTGCTGGTCATGGGCCTGGTGCTGGCCCTCGTGTTCCCGGCCCGGCTGCGGCTGGCGCCGCTGCTGGTGGCGATCGCGTCGGTCGCGGTGACGTTCGGCGCGCTCTCGCTCATCGGCGCCTCGCTGACGATGGCCTCCGTCGGCGTGGCGCCGGTCCTCATCGGCCTCGCCGTCGACTACGCCATCCAGCTGCAGTCGCGCATCGAGGAGCGCGCCGGGCCGGGGGCGCGGCGCCCGGCGGTGGTGCAGGCCGTGGCCCACGTGGCCCGGGCGGGCGCGCCGACCGTCGCGGTCGCCGCGGCGGCGACCGCCGCGGGCTTCCTCGTCCTGGCCCTGTCGCCGGTGCCGATGGTGCGCGGCTTCGGCGTCCTGCTCGTCGTGGGCATCGGCCTGGCGCTCGCGACCGCGCTGACGCTGGGCACGGCGCTGCTCGTCGGCCTGACGCCGCGGGGCGCCGGCCGCGGGCGCACCGCCGCCGTGGGCGGCGCGCTGGCCCCGGCGCTGCGCGGCGCCGGCGACCTCGTGCGCCGCAACCCGCTGGCGCGGGCCGTCACGCGCCACGGCGGCGCCCTGCGGGGCCGGGCGCTGGGCGTGGCCCTGCGGCGCCCCGACCGCGTCCTGGCCGCCGGCCTGGCGATCGCGGCGATCGGCTGGGTCGCCGACACGCAGACCCAGGTGGAGTCCGACGTCACCAAGCTCGTGCCGCAGGACCTGCAGGCCCTGAGCGACCTCCAGGCGCTGCAGCGCTCGACCGACGTCGGCGGGCAGATCGACGTCGTGGTCCGCGCAGGCTCGCTCACCGATCCGAAGGTCATCGCGTGGATGACGCGCTACCAGGCGGCGATCCTCAAGCGCTACGGCTACAGCTCGGCGCGCGGCTGCGGGCGCGCCGAGCTGTGCCCGGCGTTCTCGCTGCCCGACCTGTTCGGGACGGGCGGCGCCCGCAGCACGGCGCAGATCACCGCCCTGCTGGACGCGGTGCCGGCCTACTTCTCCCAGGGCGTCATCACCGCCGACCGCCGGACCGCGACGATGGCGTTCGGGATCAAGCTCATGTCCCTGGAGCGCGAGAAGCGCGTGCTCGACACGATGCGCGCCGCGCTGCACCCGCCGCCGGGGGTCGACGCGCAGCTCGCCGGGCTGCCGGTGCTGGCGGCCGACGCCAACGCCGCGGTGGCCTCGCCGTGGCGGCGGCTGGTCTCGCTCGCCGTCGGGCTGCTGGCCGTGGCCGCGGTGCTGCTGCTGGCGCTGCGCTCCCGGCGCCGCGCGCTCGTGCCGCTCCTGCCCATCGTGCTGGCCACGGGCTGGTCGGCGCTCGTGCTCTTCGCCATCCGCGTGCCGCTCAACCCGATGTCGGTGACGCTCGGCGCGCTCGTCGTGGCGATCTCGACCGAGTTCAGCGTGCTGCTGTCCGAGCGCTACCGCGCCGAGCGGGCGGCCGGGCACGCGCCGGAGGCGGCGCTGCAGCGCACCTACCGCTCGACGGGCGCGGCCGTGCTGGCCTCGGGCATCACCGCCGTCGCGGGGTTCGCGGTGCTCACCGTCAGCGACATCCGGATGCTGCGGGACTTCGGGGCGGTGACGGTCGTCGACCTCAGCGTGTCCCTGCTCGGCGTGCTGCTCGTGCTGCCCTCGGCGCTCGTGCTCGGCGAGACCTGGCGCCCCGCGGGCGCCGCACGCGCGATCGGCGCTCGGGCCGCACGCCGTCGCCGCCGCGCGGCCCGGGCGCCCGCGGCATGA
- a CDS encoding DNA-3-methyladenine glycosylase family protein yields the protein MAPPGADRVEVRREIRPPWPFRLRGGGGLDGVLRRRRGGVLERVLHVDDAPAVVRVAQPSAGHVIVGARAARRDVAEEAVARMRFALGVDEDLRPFYERWRDDPLIGPSVRARPHLRVARRPEPFEALAWAICEQLIEYDRAAAIERAILHRLGRRAPDWDGTGTLHDLPAPSRLAGTSPALLQSLDLSAGRSLALVRVAREVACGRVDLRDPDHERGWARLRRIPGVGAWTVEVLALHGQGRHDQLPAGDLAFLKLVGRLRSGGDPAARAGEDDVRALFAPYAGWRGLAAAHALGPRATGGGAALRFAA from the coding sequence GTGGCGCCTCCGGGGGCCGATCGCGTCGAGGTCCGGCGCGAGATCCGCCCACCCTGGCCGTTCCGCCTGCGCGGCGGCGGGGGGCTGGACGGCGTGCTGCGCCGGCGCCGCGGCGGGGTCCTGGAGCGCGTCCTGCACGTCGACGATGCGCCGGCGGTCGTCCGCGTCGCGCAGCCGTCGGCCGGCCACGTGATCGTCGGCGCCCGCGCGGCGCGGCGCGACGTCGCCGAGGAGGCCGTGGCGCGGATGCGCTTCGCCCTCGGCGTCGACGAGGACCTGCGGCCGTTCTACGAGCGCTGGCGCGACGACCCGCTCATCGGGCCGTCGGTCCGGGCCCGGCCGCACCTGCGGGTGGCTCGGCGCCCCGAGCCGTTCGAGGCCCTGGCGTGGGCCATCTGCGAGCAGCTCATCGAGTACGACCGCGCGGCGGCGATCGAGCGGGCGATCCTGCATCGCCTGGGCCGCCGGGCGCCGGACTGGGACGGGACGGGCACGCTGCACGACCTGCCCGCGCCGTCGCGGCTGGCCGGCACGTCGCCGGCGCTGCTGCAGTCCCTCGACCTGTCGGCCGGTCGGTCGCTGGCGCTCGTGCGCGTCGCGCGCGAGGTCGCCTGCGGCCGGGTGGACCTGCGCGACCCCGACCACGAGCGCGGCTGGGCGCGGCTGCGGCGCATCCCCGGCGTCGGCGCGTGGACCGTCGAGGTCCTGGCCCTGCACGGGCAGGGCCGCCACGACCAGCTGCCCGCCGGCGACCTGGCCTTCCTCAAGCTCGTCGGGCGCCTGCGCTCGGGCGGCGACCCGGCGGCCCGGGCGGGGGAGGACGACGTCCGCGCGCTGTTCGCGCCCTACGCGGGCTGGCGCGGGCTGGCCGCCGCCCACGCGCTCGGGCCCAGGGCCACGGGCGGCGGGGCGGCGCTGCGCTTCGCGGCGTGA
- a CDS encoding ABC transporter substrate-binding protein: protein MIPRLRSGRRWPAAVAVVLAALAALALSACGAKKDTLTTRGTPQRIDLVLDYLPNADHAAIYAAQATGAFRAAGLDVRIRVPSDPAAPLKLVAAGRADLAISYEPELLLARDKGLRVASIGALVQKPLTSIISLGGKVRTAADLEGKTVGTAGIPYQSAYLKTIARAHGFDPASIKEVNVGFNLVPAMLSKKVDATLGAFWNVEGVQLRRQNKHPTIIHTEQAGVPTYEELVIVAGQDELRTRGDVMRRFVQAVARGAKAVRKDPQVGVDALVKADKSLDPALTLASIKATLPAFFPADAAFPWGYQNADEWKAYGQWMLDNGLVKRLPTPTSLTNEFLPGRGI from the coding sequence ATGATCCCGCGCCTCCGATCCGGCCGGCGGTGGCCGGCCGCCGTCGCCGTCGTCCTCGCAGCCCTCGCGGCGCTCGCGCTCAGCGCGTGCGGCGCCAAGAAGGACACGCTGACGACCCGGGGCACGCCCCAGCGGATCGACCTCGTCCTGGACTACCTCCCCAACGCCGACCACGCCGCGATCTACGCCGCGCAGGCCACCGGCGCGTTCAGGGCCGCGGGCCTGGACGTGCGCATCCGCGTCCCGTCCGACCCCGCCGCGCCGCTCAAGCTCGTCGCCGCCGGCCGAGCCGACCTGGCGATCTCCTACGAGCCCGAGCTGCTGCTCGCCCGCGACAAGGGCCTGCGCGTGGCGTCCATCGGCGCGCTGGTGCAGAAGCCGCTGACCTCGATCATCTCCCTCGGCGGCAAGGTCAGGACGGCCGCCGACCTCGAGGGCAAGACCGTCGGCACGGCGGGCATCCCCTACCAGTCGGCCTACCTGAAGACGATCGCGCGCGCCCACGGGTTCGACCCGGCGTCGATCAAGGAGGTCAACGTGGGGTTCAACCTCGTGCCGGCGATGCTGAGCAAGAAGGTCGACGCCACGCTCGGCGCGTTCTGGAACGTCGAGGGCGTGCAGCTGCGCCGCCAGAACAAGCACCCGACGATCATCCACACCGAGCAGGCCGGCGTGCCCACCTACGAGGAGCTCGTGATCGTCGCCGGCCAGGACGAGCTGCGCACCCGCGGCGACGTCATGCGCCGCTTCGTGCAGGCCGTGGCCCGCGGCGCCAAGGCCGTGCGCAAGGACCCGCAGGTCGGAGTCGACGCGCTGGTCAAGGCCGACAAGAGCCTGGACCCGGCGCTCACGCTGGCCAGCATCAAGGCCACGCTGCCGGCGTTCTTCCCGGCCGATGCGGCGTTCCCCTGGGGCTACCAGAACGCCGACGAGTGGAAGGCCTACGGGCAGTGGATGCTCGACAACGGCCTCGTCAAGCGCCTGCCGACCCCGACGTCGCTGACGAACGAGTTCCTGCCCGGCCGCGGTATCTGA